One Pseudomonas sp. MH9.2 DNA segment encodes these proteins:
- a CDS encoding tryptophan synthase subunit beta, with the protein MFYVQRDQQGELVRVEGVPYVEATETLPPDNHEIQAWYANDVIENSLKQLKQSDFEMIRVLDDLIQVLISKGVIRVTDLPPAAQAKLMDRTQARETLGGLNHLINDDETGLI; encoded by the coding sequence ATGTTCTACGTGCAACGTGATCAACAGGGGGAGCTGGTCCGCGTGGAGGGCGTTCCTTACGTGGAAGCGACTGAAACACTTCCTCCAGACAACCACGAGATTCAAGCCTGGTATGCGAACGATGTGATCGAGAACAGCCTCAAGCAGCTCAAGCAGAGCGACTTTGAGATGATTCGGGTGCTTGACGACCTGATTCAGGTACTGATCAGCAAGGGCGTGATCCGGGTGACCGATCTGCCGCCTGCGGCGCAGGCCAAGTTGATGGACCGTACCCAGGCACGGGAAACGCTGGGCGGGTTGAACCATTTGATCAATGATGACGAGACGGGTTTGATCTGA
- a CDS encoding retention module-containing protein, which translates to MSSVVAIVKSIVGQVIAVSPEGIRRVLIEGDRLFAGEQALTGPEGAVTLELADGRSIDLGRDTQWSADAPDSATNLAEATAQAAPSVAELQQAIAAGADPTQDFEAAAAGPTPAGAGGGAAGGGHSFVVLDATAGVVNPTIGFPTAGIGFSTLSTTQNAGAVDTSAPLRASTLTVTATPTLTEAGGTLVYTATVTQAPLTDLTITLSNGQTIVIAGGQTTGSSSLQIQDHNTPYIDPSQISTTVTGTTGGGGLVLTIDPTPAVTQITDTIDKTAVTLTASDTVAEGGSINYTVSVANAPKTDLVLTLSNGDQVTIKANATSATFTVAAPADDVYKDAGPTTLKVTGIADGQDGQLEALDLSKASATVNVTDTINPTAVTLTASDAVAEGGTIHYTVSVANAPKSDLVLTLSNGDNVTIKANATSATFTVAAPADDVYKDAGPTTLKVTGIADGQDGQLEALDLSKASATVNVTDTINPTAVTLTASDTVAEGGSISYTVSVANAPKSDLVLTLSNGDNVTIKANATSATFTVAAPADDVYKDAGPTTLKVTGIADGQDGQLEALDLSKASATVNVTDTINPTAVTLTASDTVAEGGSISYTVSVANAPKSDLVLTLSNGDNVTIKANATSASFTAAAPADDVYKDAGPTTLSVTGVFNGKDGQLEGLDLTKASATVNVTDTINTTAVTLTASDAVAEGGTIHYTVSVANAPKSDLVLTLSNGDQVTIKANATSASFTAAAPADDVYKDAGPTTLSVTGVSNGKDGQLEGLDLSKASATTAVTDTINKTAVTLTADSSVAEGGTIHYTVSVANAPKSDLVLTLSNGDQVTIKANATSASFTAAAPADDVYKDAGPTTLSVTGVSNGKDGQLEGLDLSKASATTAVTDTINKTAVTLTADSSVAEGGTIHYTVSVANAPKSDLVLTLSNGDNVTIKANATSASFTAAAPADDVYKDAGPTTLSVTGVSNGKDGQLEGLDLSKASATVNVTDTINTTAVTLTASDTVAEGGTIHYTVSVANAPKSDLVLTLSNGDQVTIKANATSASFTAAAPADDVYKDAGPTTLSVTGVSNGKDGQLEGLDLSKASATTAVTDTINTTAVTLTASDTVAEGGTIHYTVSVANAPKSDLVLTLSNGDNVTIKANATSASFTAAAPADDVYKDAGPTTLSVTGVSNGKDGQLEGLDLSKASATTAVTDTIDTTTVNFTAGSTQVTEGATAHYTLTLSNTPTADVTVKLSYTGTATNGSDFSGVTTVIIKANQTTALLDIKALTDGLVEGTEKFTVKIDSATGGNFESLVPGANNSVTTSIVDADAPVSAGGKATGTEDQTLTLTWDNFGVANPVNATAVPSIIITTLPGSGTLLLNGVAVIANQVISKDDIVQNKLTFVPLSNESGIDSFGGTGVGNKQADYAQIQFKPTLEGVTGTVATLKVDITPVADQPSLALGSAVISSTGLVKDVWVNTLTGMSGSGSGATESMIKLGFNTTITPTTHTDTSITKSTGDVAVGTATKISGLVYLEAGKVYSFGGTADDSLLITIGGKTVANAAWGINSGAISSSQYTPTATGFYTLDIYHYNQDNVGNYTINLTVNGVTSELNSANALLYRNVSDLTNAGLTVSSLNEVNGVIGEGYYAGYELNHGVGNTAIKLSSVSATYTDNDGSETHITTMSGAPAGSVLSDANGHSVMVTDATTKVDVSSLDLSSLSIKTPDYYSGKFTLTVTATATETANLDTKTDVVNISVTVDKGDYKSTTGHAGTDTINGTVANDVIVGDISGTKIVAGQNYNIAIMLDSSGSMSSTAITNAKTALTSLFNDLQSKVGGSNGVVKIFLADFDSTVHNYVSVNLADPGALKQLQTVIDSISSGGATNYEDVFKLTTQWFASDMAKSNASAQNLTFFITDGQPTYHLVTGDAANTFLVHNNSNNNSVSLADTMTSFHTGTAIMADVGGVSRTLISATGEVFSWSKSGNTWTQDTIGVLHSTDSTGHLIYEAVAGAGDSTDYATNTDSMASYAALAKVSVVEAIGITNGITSALNSYDSDNTAHTSIDAADLSAKIAATTSAIAPGNDVINGGDGNDILFGDMITFGTAQGTAALKAFAESKGAVIADDQALHQYITGHLNDVTALANSSNTTGLADGSDTLLGGAGNDILFGQGGNDTLTGGKGNDILIGGAGADTFVWLKGDTNTGTGVDVIKDFSTAQGDKLDLRDLLQGETDATLTNFLKITNDGTNTTLDISSAGKLNATGGVANADVHIKVEGVTWNNDMIKSLVAGTDTTIKYDHS; encoded by the coding sequence ATGAGCAGTGTTGTTGCCATCGTCAAAAGCATTGTTGGCCAAGTAATCGCAGTTTCCCCTGAAGGGATTCGTCGTGTGCTCATCGAAGGGGATCGGCTGTTTGCCGGGGAGCAAGCACTGACGGGGCCTGAAGGTGCCGTGACGCTTGAACTCGCGGACGGCCGCAGCATTGATCTGGGCCGTGACACGCAGTGGAGTGCCGATGCACCGGACTCAGCCACCAACCTGGCGGAAGCTACCGCGCAAGCCGCGCCTTCGGTTGCAGAGTTGCAGCAGGCCATCGCCGCCGGTGCTGACCCGACGCAAGACTTTGAAGCGGCTGCCGCTGGCCCGACCCCGGCAGGCGCTGGTGGTGGTGCTGCCGGTGGCGGCCATAGTTTTGTCGTGCTGGATGCCACGGCGGGTGTGGTCAACCCTACAATCGGTTTTCCCACTGCAGGCATTGGCTTTTCTACCCTGTCGACCACCCAAAACGCTGGCGCCGTGGATACCAGCGCACCTCTGCGCGCCTCGACCTTGACCGTGACCGCCACCCCGACCTTGACCGAAGCTGGCGGTACGTTGGTATACACCGCGACCGTAACCCAGGCGCCACTGACCGACCTGACCATTACCTTGTCCAATGGCCAGACCATCGTGATCGCTGGCGGCCAGACCACGGGCAGTAGCTCCCTCCAGATCCAGGACCACAACACGCCTTACATAGATCCAAGCCAGATATCGACCACAGTGACCGGCACCACCGGCGGGGGGGGCCTGGTACTGACCATCGACCCGACGCCCGCAGTAACGCAGATCACCGACACCATCGACAAAACCGCCGTCACCTTGACGGCGTCCGACACCGTGGCCGAAGGCGGCAGCATCAACTACACCGTTTCGGTCGCCAATGCACCGAAGACCGACCTGGTCCTGACCTTGTCCAATGGTGATCAAGTCACCATCAAGGCCAACGCCACGTCAGCCACCTTTACGGTGGCCGCACCGGCAGATGACGTCTACAAGGACGCCGGCCCGACCACCCTGAAAGTCACCGGGATCGCCGATGGCCAGGACGGTCAACTGGAAGCCCTGGACCTGAGTAAGGCCTCGGCAACGGTCAACGTCACTGACACGATCAACCCCACGGCCGTTACCTTGACCGCGTCCGACGCCGTGGCCGAAGGCGGCACGATCCACTACACCGTTTCGGTGGCCAACGCACCGAAATCCGACCTGGTCCTGACCTTGTCCAACGGTGATAACGTCACCATCAAGGCTAACGCCACGTCAGCCACCTTTACGGTTGCCGCACCGGCAGACGACGTCTACAAGGACGCCGGCCCGACCACCCTGAAAGTCACCGGGATCGCCGATGGCCAGGACGGTCAACTGGAAGCCCTGGACCTGAGTAAGGCCTCGGCAACGGTCAACGTCACTGACACGATCAACCCCACCGCCGTCACCTTGACGGCGTCCGACACCGTGGCCGAAGGCGGCAGCATCAGCTACACCGTCTCGGTGGCCAACGCACCGAAATCCGACCTGGTCCTGACCTTGTCCAACGGTGATAACGTCACCATCAAGGCTAACGCCACGTCAGCCACCTTTACGGTTGCCGCACCGGCAGACGACGTCTACAAGGACGCCGGCCCAACCACCCTGAAAGTCACCGGGATCGCCGATGGCCAGGACGGTCAACTGGAAGCCCTGGACCTGAGTAAGGCCTCGGCAACGGTCAACGTCACTGACACGATCAACCCCACCGCCGTCACCTTGACGGCGTCCGACACCGTGGCCGAAGGCGGCAGCATCAGCTACACCGTCTCGGTGGCCAATGCGCCGAAATCCGATCTGGTCCTGACCTTGTCCAACGGTGATAACGTCACCATCAAGGCCAACGCCACATCAGCCAGTTTCACCGCTGCCGCGCCGGCAGACGACGTCTACAAAGACGCCGGCCCGACCACCCTGAGCGTGACCGGGGTGTTCAACGGTAAAGACGGCCAACTGGAAGGCCTCGACCTGACCAAGGCCTCGGCAACAGTCAACGTCACTGACACGATCAACACCACCGCCGTTACCTTGACCGCGTCCGACGCCGTGGCCGAAGGCGGCACGATTCACTACACCGTTTCGGTCGCCAATGCGCCAAAATCCGACCTGGTCCTGACCTTGTCCAATGGTGATCAAGTCACCATCAAGGCCAACGCCACGTCAGCCAGTTTCACCGCTGCCGCACCGGCAGACGACGTCTACAAAGACGCTGGTCCGACCACCCTGAGCGTGACCGGGGTGTCCAACGGCAAAGACGGCCAACTGGAAGGCCTCGACCTGAGCAAGGCTTCGGCAACCACGGCTGTTACTGACACCATTAACAAAACGGCGGTCACCTTGACCGCTGATAGTTCGGTGGCCGAAGGCGGCACGATTCACTACACCGTTTCGGTGGCCAATGCGCCAAAATCCGACCTGGTCCTGACCTTGTCCAATGGTGATCAAGTCACCATCAAGGCCAACGCCACGTCAGCCAGTTTCACCGCTGCCGCACCGGCAGACGACGTCTACAAAGACGCCGGTCCGACCACCCTGAGCGTGACCGGGGTGTCCAACGGCAAAGACGGCCAGCTGGAAGGCCTCGACCTGAGCAAGGCTTCGGCAACCACGGCTGTTACCGACACCATTAACAAAACGGCGGTCACCTTGACCGCTGATAGTTCGGTGGCCGAAGGCGGCACGATTCACTACACCGTTTCGGTGGCCAATGCACCGAAATCCGACCTGGTCCTGACCTTGTCCAACGGTGATAACGTCACCATCAAGGCCAACGCCACGTCAGCCAGTTTCACCGCTGCCGCACCGGCAGATGACGTCTACAAAGACGCTGGTCCGACCACCCTGAGCGTGACCGGGGTGTCCAACGGCAAAGACGGCCAACTGGAAGGCCTGGACCTGAGTAAGGCCTCGGCAACGGTCAACGTCACTGACACGATCAACACCACGGCCGTTACCTTGACCGCGTCCGACACCGTGGCCGAAGGCGGCACGATTCACTACACCGTTTCGGTGGCCAATGCGCCAAAATCCGACCTGGTCCTGACCTTGTCCAATGGTGATCAAGTCACCATCAAGGCCAACGCCACGTCAGCCAGTTTCACCGCTGCCGCGCCGGCAGACGACGTCTACAAGGATGCCGGTCCGACCACCCTGAGCGTGACCGGGGTGTCCAACGGTAAAGACGGCCAACTGGAAGGCCTGGACCTGAGCAAGGCTTCGGCAACCACGGCTGTTACCGACACCATTAACACCACCGCCGTTACCTTGACCGCGTCCGACACCGTGGCCGAAGGCGGCACGATTCACTACACCGTTTCGGTGGCCAATGCACCGAAGTCCGACCTGGTCCTGACCCTGTCCAATGGTGATAACGTCACCATCAAGGCCAACGCCACATCAGCCAGTTTCACCGCTGCCGCGCCGGCAGACGACGTCTACAAGGATGCCGGTCCGACCACCCTGAGTGTGACCGGGGTGTCCAACGGTAAAGACGGTCAGCTGGAAGGTCTCGATCTGAGCAAGGCTTCGGCAACCACGGCTGTTACTGACACCATCGACACCACCACTGTCAATTTCACCGCTGGGTCAACACAAGTGACAGAAGGCGCTACTGCCCACTACACGCTGACATTGAGCAACACGCCAACAGCAGATGTAACGGTCAAGCTTAGCTACACCGGCACCGCCACCAATGGCAGTGACTTCAGTGGCGTAACCACGGTGATCATCAAAGCCAACCAGACAACAGCGCTGCTCGACATCAAAGCCCTCACCGATGGGCTTGTAGAGGGCACCGAGAAGTTCACAGTCAAAATCGACTCGGCCACGGGTGGCAACTTCGAAAGCTTGGTGCCTGGCGCCAACAACAGCGTTACTACGAGCATCGTGGACGCGGATGCTCCGGTTTCAGCTGGCGGGAAGGCCACTGGCACCGAAGATCAGACGTTGACTCTGACGTGGGATAACTTCGGCGTTGCAAACCCGGTCAACGCAACAGCCGTTCCGAGCATCATCATTACCACGCTTCCGGGCAGCGGTACGTTGCTGCTCAACGGTGTTGCCGTCATTGCAAATCAGGTCATCAGCAAAGACGACATTGTCCAAAACAAGCTGACCTTTGTGCCGCTCAGCAATGAGTCGGGTATAGACAGCTTTGGCGGAACCGGTGTCGGTAACAAGCAAGCCGACTACGCGCAGATTCAGTTCAAACCGACCCTTGAGGGTGTAACGGGTACCGTGGCAACCCTGAAAGTCGATATCACTCCCGTTGCCGATCAGCCGAGCCTGGCGCTTGGCAGTGCAGTGATCAGCTCAACCGGACTGGTAAAGGACGTATGGGTTAATACCCTGACCGGTATGTCTGGTAGCGGCAGCGGCGCAACGGAGTCGATGATCAAGTTGGGCTTCAATACCACCATTACTCCCACCACACACACCGATACATCGATCACAAAGTCGACGGGAGATGTTGCAGTAGGTACCGCCACTAAAATTTCCGGACTTGTCTACCTGGAAGCTGGCAAGGTTTACAGCTTCGGCGGTACGGCCGATGACAGCTTGCTGATCACCATCGGCGGTAAGACGGTAGCCAACGCGGCGTGGGGCATCAACTCTGGGGCTATTTCCTCCAGCCAATACACGCCAACGGCAACCGGCTTCTACACGCTGGATATTTACCACTACAACCAGGACAACGTTGGAAACTACACCATCAATCTGACGGTAAACGGCGTGACCTCGGAGCTGAACAGCGCCAATGCATTGCTTTACCGTAACGTGAGCGATCTGACCAATGCAGGCCTGACCGTTTCCAGCCTGAACGAGGTGAATGGCGTCATCGGCGAGGGTTACTACGCAGGCTACGAACTCAACCACGGCGTAGGAAATACTGCGATCAAACTCAGTTCTGTCAGCGCGACGTATACCGATAACGACGGCTCAGAAACTCACATCACCACGATGTCCGGCGCACCTGCTGGCTCGGTATTGAGTGATGCGAATGGCCATAGCGTTATGGTGACCGATGCAACCACCAAGGTCGATGTCAGCAGCCTGGACCTGAGCAGCCTAAGCATCAAAACGCCGGATTACTACAGCGGTAAATTCACGTTGACCGTTACCGCGACCGCTACGGAAACTGCCAACCTGGACACCAAGACCGACGTCGTGAATATCTCCGTTACTGTGGATAAGGGGGATTACAAAAGCACCACCGGCCATGCAGGGACCGACACAATCAATGGTACGGTTGCCAACGATGTCATCGTCGGTGATATCAGCGGCACCAAAATCGTTGCTGGGCAGAACTACAACATTGCCATCATGCTCGACAGCTCGGGCAGCATGAGCAGCACAGCTATCACGAACGCGAAGACTGCTCTGACCTCCCTGTTCAATGACTTGCAAAGCAAGGTCGGCGGCAGCAACGGGGTCGTCAAGATATTCCTGGCCGATTTTGACAGCACCGTCCACAACTACGTCTCGGTGAACCTTGCAGACCCGGGTGCTCTCAAGCAGCTGCAAACGGTGATCGACTCCATTAGCAGTGGCGGTGCTACTAACTATGAGGACGTGTTCAAGCTGACCACCCAGTGGTTCGCCAGCGATATGGCGAAAAGTAACGCCAGTGCTCAAAACCTTACCTTCTTCATCACCGATGGGCAGCCTACCTATCACCTTGTGACTGGCGACGCCGCTAACACTTTCTTGGTGCACAACAATAGCAACAACAACTCTGTCAGCCTTGCCGACACAATGACGAGTTTTCACACCGGTACTGCAATCATGGCGGACGTCGGTGGCGTGAGTCGTACGCTGATCAGCGCCACAGGCGAAGTTTTCAGCTGGTCGAAAAGCGGCAACACGTGGACTCAGGACACCATTGGTGTGCTGCACAGCACTGATAGCACGGGTCATCTGATATACGAAGCTGTCGCGGGGGCTGGCGACTCGACCGATTACGCAACCAACACCGATTCGATGGCCAGCTATGCGGCATTAGCCAAGGTTTCAGTGGTCGAAGCCATTGGTATAACCAACGGTATCACTAGCGCCCTAAACAGTTATGACTCCGACAACACGGCGCATACCTCGATTGATGCAGCAGACCTTTCCGCCAAGATTGCTGCAACTACCTCAGCTATCGCGCCAGGTAATGACGTTATTAATGGCGGCGATGGCAATGACATCCTGTTCGGCGACATGATCACCTTCGGCACTGCGCAAGGTACTGCCGCGCTCAAAGCATTTGCCGAGAGCAAAGGCGCTGTCATCGCGGATGATCAAGCTCTGCATCAGTACATTACCGGGCACCTGAACGATGTCACCGCACTGGCAAATAGCTCGAACACTACAGGTTTGGCAGATGGCAGCGACACTCTACTCGGCGGTGCCGGTAACGATATCTTGTTCGGCCAGGGCGGCAACGACACCCTGACCGGCGGCAAGGGTAACGACATATTGATTGGTGGCGCTGGCGCAGATACCTTTGTCTGGCTCAAGGGTGATACCAATACCGGTACCGGTGTCGACGTGATCAAGGATTTCAGTACTGCACAAGGCGACAAACTTGACCTGCGCGATCTGCTGCAGGGAGAGACTGATGCGACCCTGACGAACTTCCTGAAAATCACCAACGACGGTACCAATACAACGTTGGACATCAGTAGCGCTGGCAAGCTGAACGCTACTGGCGGCGTCGCCAACGCCGACGTGCATATCAAGGTTGAAGGGGTGACTTGGAACAACGATATGATCAAGTCTCTGGTGGCCGGTACCGACACAACCATCAAGTATGACCACAGCTGA
- a CDS encoding TolC family outer membrane protein, producing MRAYFFKALPFALTASFVQAQSLPEAMQKALDVHPEVQAGVNSRLAADYNLRAAKGGYLPRVDVLAGYGREGSDSPSSRVNTNGWDTMNRGESSVRMQQMLFDGFATSSEVGRQQATVNSRAYALLNTSERTALTVAQVYLDVLTRREMVRLAEDNLKSHERIFDQIRLRTTRGVGRMADMDQAEARLAQARNNLLTEQANLADAQTNYLSAVGEMPDQLSPPQGFIALMPANLNEARQQMIENSPVLRSAESDIAAAEKQYQAAKSNFYPRFDAELGRTADNNIGGEQGHNNSWEAMVRMRFNLYSGGSNKADLESKSYQANQALDIRNNALRQLNEEVGLAWNAYNNANAQLPIAQQYVDRSNSVRVAYQQQFSLGERTLLDLLDSENELFTAQQRLVQIKNQQLYTQYRIKADMGQLLKSQGVVAPMASVVQNDMKPSVNLPGMN from the coding sequence ATGCGTGCGTACTTCTTTAAGGCTCTTCCTTTCGCTCTGACCGCCAGTTTCGTCCAGGCACAAAGTCTGCCAGAGGCCATGCAGAAGGCCTTGGACGTTCATCCAGAAGTCCAGGCTGGAGTTAATAGCCGCCTTGCTGCTGACTACAATTTACGGGCTGCAAAGGGTGGCTATTTGCCGCGTGTAGATGTATTGGCCGGTTACGGGCGGGAAGGTTCTGACTCTCCGAGCTCACGTGTTAACACTAACGGCTGGGACACCATGAACCGAGGGGAGTCCAGCGTACGTATGCAACAGATGCTGTTTGATGGCTTTGCCACCAGCAGTGAAGTAGGTCGTCAGCAAGCCACCGTCAACTCTCGTGCCTATGCGTTGTTGAATACGTCTGAGCGTACAGCGCTGACCGTTGCACAAGTTTATCTGGACGTTCTGACCCGCCGCGAGATGGTGCGTTTGGCTGAAGATAACTTGAAAAGCCACGAACGGATCTTCGATCAGATCAGGTTGCGTACAACGCGTGGCGTCGGGAGAATGGCTGACATGGACCAGGCCGAAGCGCGACTGGCTCAGGCACGAAACAACTTACTGACCGAGCAGGCCAACTTGGCTGATGCTCAGACCAACTACCTCAGCGCCGTCGGCGAAATGCCCGATCAACTGAGCCCGCCACAAGGCTTTATCGCCTTGATGCCGGCAAATTTGAACGAAGCGCGCCAGCAGATGATCGAGAACAGTCCTGTTCTGCGCTCTGCTGAGTCAGACATTGCCGCCGCCGAGAAGCAATATCAGGCCGCGAAGTCGAATTTCTACCCACGTTTCGATGCGGAGCTTGGCCGCACTGCCGACAATAATATTGGCGGCGAACAAGGCCATAACAATAGCTGGGAAGCGATGGTGCGCATGCGGTTTAACCTGTATTCGGGTGGCAGCAACAAAGCGGACCTTGAATCCAAGTCCTACCAGGCCAATCAGGCGCTGGACATCCGCAACAACGCACTGCGCCAGTTGAATGAAGAAGTCGGCCTGGCCTGGAACGCCTACAACAACGCCAACGCGCAATTGCCGATTGCCCAGCAATACGTTGACCGCAGCAACAGTGTGCGTGTTGCCTACCAGCAGCAGTTCAGTTTGGGAGAGCGCACCCTGCTTGACTTGCTCGACAGCGAGAACGAATTGTTCACCGCTCAGCAGCGTCTTGTGCAAATCAAGAACCAGCAGCTTTACACTCAGTACCGCATCAAGGCCGACATGGGTCAGTTGCTTAAAAGTCAGGGTGTCGTAGCGCCGATGGCGTCAGTTGTGCAAAACGATATGAAACCGTCGGTAAACCTGCCAGGCATGAACTGA
- a CDS encoding type I secretion system permease/ATPase, giving the protein MDSELSAVQLSHDPRSQHDDPLLDGLLTLCSLHHKPASRAMLTTGLPLPSQRLSADLLPRAAARAGLQGRLLQRRLEQIPSIALPAMLLLKDARCAVLLGWEGDTARLLLSESDGGEVHVGRDVLTEDYSGRVFFAQPQHKFDVTKGSLIPRARSWFRDTLKRSRWLYADAIAASLVINLIALAAPLFVMNVYDRVVPNQATTTLWVLAAGICGAYLFDLLLKGLRSLCLDLAGKKTDLIISATLFERIVGMSMKFRPARVGSFAQNIHEFQGMRDFLTSLTLTSLIDLPFTLIILLVIALLGGNLVWIPIVAFPLALGIGHFLQKPLTATLERTMALGAERQSSLIETLAGLDAVKVNNAESERQYQWEQTIGTLSRLELRVKVLSGLAMNITLLIQQLAGVAMIIFGVYEIIAGNLSMGGLVACYMLSGRALGPLAQLSGLLTRYQQAKVTMVSVDQMMELPQERNFDERPFSRQVLQGALEFRNLNFTYPNQQTLALQGINLVVRPGEKIGIIGRSGSGKSSLAKLLVGLYQPDSGALMVDGVDIRQIDVSELRHNIGYVAQDIQLLAGTLRDNLVSGARYVDDEMVLQAAELAGVHEFARLHPQGYELQVGERGQNLSGGQRQNVALARALLLSPPILLLDEPTSAMDNTGEERLKQRLQAVIENKTVILVTHRASLLSLVDRLLVIDRGQILADGPKAAVMEALKKGQISVA; this is encoded by the coding sequence GTGGATTCGGAATTAAGTGCAGTTCAACTCAGCCATGATCCTCGCAGCCAGCATGATGACCCGTTGCTGGACGGCCTGCTGACACTTTGCTCTCTACATCACAAGCCAGCCAGCCGGGCGATGTTGACCACCGGCCTGCCGTTGCCGTCGCAGCGGTTGAGTGCCGACTTGCTGCCCCGTGCGGCGGCGCGAGCCGGTTTGCAGGGGCGTCTGCTGCAGCGTCGTCTTGAGCAGATTCCTTCCATTGCCTTACCCGCCATGTTGTTGCTCAAGGACGCGCGTTGCGCGGTTTTGTTGGGTTGGGAGGGTGATACTGCGCGCCTGCTGCTGAGCGAAAGCGACGGTGGCGAGGTACACGTCGGCCGTGATGTGCTGACTGAGGATTACAGCGGTCGGGTGTTCTTTGCCCAACCGCAGCATAAATTCGACGTGACCAAGGGCTCGCTCATTCCTCGGGCGCGCTCCTGGTTTCGCGACACACTCAAACGCTCGCGCTGGCTGTACGCCGACGCGATTGCCGCCAGCCTGGTAATCAACTTGATTGCGTTGGCCGCGCCGTTGTTCGTGATGAACGTCTACGACCGCGTCGTGCCCAATCAGGCAACCACGACCTTATGGGTGCTGGCCGCCGGTATCTGCGGCGCTTACCTTTTCGACTTGTTGCTTAAGGGGCTGCGCAGCCTGTGCCTGGACCTGGCAGGCAAGAAGACTGACCTGATCATTTCGGCAACGCTGTTCGAGCGCATTGTCGGCATGTCCATGAAGTTTCGCCCTGCTCGTGTGGGCAGCTTTGCCCAGAACATCCACGAGTTTCAGGGCATGCGTGACTTTCTGACCTCGCTGACCCTGACCAGCCTGATCGACCTGCCGTTCACCCTCATCATTCTGCTGGTGATCGCTCTGCTGGGCGGAAACCTTGTGTGGATTCCCATCGTCGCGTTTCCGTTGGCGTTGGGTATCGGTCACTTTTTGCAGAAGCCGTTAACGGCAACCCTGGAACGCACCATGGCGCTGGGTGCCGAACGCCAGTCGAGCCTGATCGAGACCCTCGCCGGTCTGGATGCGGTGAAGGTCAACAACGCCGAAAGTGAGCGCCAGTATCAGTGGGAGCAAACTATCGGCACCCTCAGCCGCCTTGAGCTGCGGGTCAAGGTTCTGTCTGGTCTGGCCATGAACATCACCTTGCTGATCCAGCAACTCGCTGGCGTGGCGATGATCATTTTCGGTGTTTACGAAATTATTGCCGGCAACCTCAGCATGGGCGGACTGGTGGCCTGCTACATGCTCAGTGGCCGTGCATTGGGGCCCTTGGCGCAGCTGTCGGGGTTGTTGACCCGCTATCAGCAGGCCAAGGTCACCATGGTTTCCGTGGATCAGATGATGGAGCTGCCGCAAGAGCGCAATTTCGACGAGCGCCCGTTCAGCCGTCAGGTCTTGCAGGGTGCCTTGGAGTTTCGCAACCTGAACTTTACGTATCCCAACCAGCAGACGCTTGCCTTGCAGGGCATCAATCTGGTGGTTCGCCCCGGCGAAAAAATCGGCATCATTGGCCGTAGCGGCTCGGGCAAAAGCTCACTGGCAAAATTGTTGGTCGGGTTGTACCAGCCTGACTCTGGCGCCTTGATGGTAGACGGCGTCGACATTCGCCAGATTGACGTGAGTGAGCTGCGCCACAACATTGGTTATGTGGCGCAGGACATTCAGTTGTTGGCAGGTACCTTGCGCGACAATCTGGTATCGGGCGCTCGCTACGTTGACGACGAAATGGTGCTGCAAGCAGCAGAGCTGGCCGGTGTGCATGAGTTCGCCCGGTTGCACCCGCAAGGCTATGAACTTCAAGTCGGCGAGCGCGGCCAGAACCTTTCCGGTGGCCAGCGGCAGAACGTTGCGCTGGCTCGCGCATTGCTACTCAGCCCGCCGATTCTATTGCTGGACGAACCGACCAGCGCCATGGACAACACCGGCGAGGAGCGCTTGAAGCAGCGCCTGCAAGCCGTCATCGAGAACAAGACCGTGATCCTTGTCACACACCGGGCCTCACTGCTCAGCCTGGTTGATCGCCTGCTGGTAATCGACCGCGGGCAGATTCTCGCCGACGGTCCTAAAGCCGCCGTCATGGAAGCGTTGAAGAAGGGGCAGATCAGTGTTGCTTAA